The following nucleotide sequence is from Cucumis melo cultivar AY chromosome 1, USDA_Cmelo_AY_1.0, whole genome shotgun sequence.
tttcgtgagcgtcatctttggtgcgacatgttatgtatatctttaggaaaccagaatgtttagggttttaatactcggttgggttgttggcaggccgagaagaattaaaccgagcttatagaccaaggatctagcccaagactgtgagtgacaaaaccaactttgaaatattttccataactgttattatgattgaatgcgataaatgtttatttacgaagccatgaaaggtatttgaatttcatgactattttcaagtatacatttggagactagatttcttaaagaaatttatgctagcacgtagatattaaatgtttggaaagtatttaaaccacaatattttaagcaaagcatgaattagtatgaagttttgttttaagaactacaattttccacgaaagaggtgagtaaagttcgagctttgtgtaaaatttataagcaggcatgttctaatattttatgatgatttatgaaattttcattaattacatgcactactacagaaactgactctcttgacggttttaaactgtcaagaatgatttttcttgacggttttaaaaccgtcgttgaatccagtgtcaagaaaggcaattttcttgacagttgtaaaaaacgtcaagaattgttaacgttgacagtttataaccgtcaagtattcaattattcatgacagattagaaccgtcaagattataagttttaatgtcagtttagaaccgtcaagaatgtcactatgaatgacaaaaaccgtcaacaatacgaatattcatgacattttaaaaccgtcaagaatgatttttcatgacatttaataaccgtcaagaaagtgattgtttatgacattttgtaaccgtcaaaagtattatttttcatgacatttgggagccgtcaagagtatgctttttaatgacattttggaaccatcaagaatttcgttgtttatgatatttacaaaccgtcaagaaattttccatttttttaattgtaatttatttatattattgttcctatattatgctcccattggtccaagaattcaactacatataaacgataaatatacatcaaatatagttttaaaactcaaacataaatatgcactagaacaattccaaaactttaacatatattaacattttaccatatatgtatcaacattttgaaaactttacATACTTGTTCAATATTGTCATATACAAAACATTACTTCTATCAACCCAACTCAATGACCTTGAATGAAACTTGGCTTCAAATAAACTTGCATTCTGCATCCTCTACTACCTCCAATTCATGAGCTAAAATAAGTACCACTAACAGCAGAGCCAATCTACAAGAAGTAGATAATATCACAACAACAAAGTATGTTCAAAACTTATTCAGTCAAAGAAATCAACTAACAACTATTAAGAGTAAGCTGATCATACTACACAAATAAAATCACAATTTCTATTCTCCAACAACCATAATGAATGAACTTTGTAGAGTAATCTAGAGATTTTCAATGGTATTCAGAATGGAAGGTTGTAGAGTAATCTAGAGATTTTCAATGATAATTAAGAATCGAAGGTTGAAATTCATAATAATCAAAAgatcaaaatgaaaaataatgcCTTTAAATCACATCAATGGCTATACTCTCTGTGAATGAACTTTGTAGAGTAATCTAGAGATTTTCAATGGTATTTAGATGGAATCTAACTAATATCAACATTGcttgtttttcaattattcattttcaacataATCTCAAGTGGACACAATAAAAAAGTGATTCCAATTTTCAACATGCCTTATAGAGGTTTACTATATTACAACCATGCCTTATATTGAACTAAGAAGGGTTGAATCACATTAGTACCTTGAAAAGTTGGCGGCAAGGACCCTAGTGTGAGTGTTTCAAATTCAACAGAATCGATCTTAAATTTGGGAATTTGCTCTGCATTTATAGGTTAGGTAATATTTCTTGTTGTTTTGCATATTATCTGTgtcaagaaaaaacaaaaaaaaaaaactataaacaAATGCATAAGAAATGGAGAAGCTACAAAAAGAGGGggaaataaaaaagtaaaggaAAGGGCAAATAAAATATGTGGCAGCATGACAGGTGGAATTAACATAGTTAACCAACAAAAAAGTTGATAGAATGACTTAAGAATGGATACTGCTGATGAAACAGATAAACCTTATGAAGATAGGGccacatatattcaataatcatAAGAAAGTCtaacacaaaaaaaattaaacaatatggAAAGTACTTACATTATCAACGACCTATTTTTATGTTAGACACGTCCATCACTATCGATTCAAGCAGAAAAGAAGTTAGTTAAACTTTGAAACTACTCAAAGAAAACAAGTATTAAACAAAGAAGAGTCCTGGTAATATATGAAAGAGCAACAACGAACAAGGACGTCAAGTACAAACATGCGTCCATCTGATACTATTCAATATAATTCCCTGTGAAGAAGTAAACTGTACCATTTGATACTATTGAAGAGTGTGGAGCACAACGACAATAACCAAGTCTTGTTCTTCACTATTTTTCACCTTTTTCTCTATTCACACATTTTATCAAACACCTTCTAGGCCCTCTAtctccataaaattaaataaaaaatttaaaaataaatcttttatgaCTAGTATTTCATCCTTTATTTGCCatgaaaaataaagtaaaagatGGATAAAACATGGGCAGAGTAGTAATCAAACCCCATCACAATATATACTTTACAAAATGTAATactatcaaaataatccaattgtTCCAACTTCTTCACATCTATGTCAAAACCCTTCTAGTTCTTCTTCCAATTCcaagttaaaataaaatgaagttgATATTAAACTTACACAGAACATAACTATGCATTTACCTCTGTACATTCTTTTAAATCAATATGAAACTTTATATTCCACTTATGACCATTAATAACTCAAGTAAATATTACCACATAGCAATAGAACGTGATATTCTTGACTAATAGAATGTGGCAATGatgagaaaataaaatctaCCTAATCTGCAATGAACATTATTGTgtgaatttgaagaaaaattcaTACCACAAAAGTGGAAAAGAAGAACATAAGACAAGATTAAAAAAGAACATTTTCAATAATCATGTTTTCTACCTTCACTTTTATACACAAGAAAAAGTACATAACTTGAACTATggatgtaacgccccgaaaatttaaggtaaaaatttttctcgtcttatgtaaaatgcaagtttgatataataataatataatattaattatattattattattaatgtttatcttattggttataatattaatattataaatattattataaattaatattatagaaatattgttatttctaaaaccataaaataaactattaattatttaatattattatttttttatatattattattattactttattattattattattatttatatttaatatatatattattatttaatttaaattattaatattatataattattaagaattatatatatatatatatatatatataataaattttttttaaaaatccaaACCCTACCGCGCGCCGCCTACCCAGCCCCCTCCATCTTCGTTttctctcccgcagccgccgccatccatttcttcttcctccgttcTTCGCCTGGCAGCCCGTCTACCTTCACGAAGCCGacgccgccaccatctcttcctctccgtctccgtttCTCTCTTCCGTCTTCATCTCCGCCTCCGTCCACGAACGTCGAAGCGGattccgccgcggcctccatccaaTCCCGACTCGcttccaaccgccggcagcctctccgttctcatctcttgtttccgacgccggcagaacacagaggggagcgccgtcgccgccatcgccgTGTTGAAGTTGTCCGTCGTCGCGCGCAGCCAAGGTGGTCGTGAAACcagacccgagccacggatccgattcgagcaacccgacccgagccacggatccgattcgagtgagccgagccgagcgagccgagtgagccgagccgcgagccgagtgagccgagccgcgagccgcactgagccgagccgcgagccgagtgagccgagccgcgagccgagtgagccgagccgcgagccgaaccaagccgagccgagccgagccgagtcgagaaccaagccgagccgagccgagccgagccgagccgagcaacctaggccttccttcctccacttcggttcacggtgagtcttcggtaaggattgttttgatgaattccttaatgttacctcgtccgattcgagtttgaatgttagattaagatgtggccctacttttctcccttgaaggtagtgcagagttgacgattaagttctcgggttccgcggcagacctggttggagttagcttcttttccttgggtaagtcagcggatgaccttttaaaacaactgctactaaagtcatcaactaaacttttgtgtttcgttaggtaaatctgtcgagcgtggattttcgatcgaggggcataaccgagtttcaggtaagggttttcctactactggaccccgagtctaggttaaaaccgtagtaatccacaggggattacacgttagtgactgtactgaatatctgtatgcgtgttgactgttaagtactgatattatattttgtctgatgaaaatatactgtgactgctatttgtggattgaaattatatgttgatggaccttaaagttacggtttattATGTAGTAAagcactggtctggatgtggttcatggaatttggacggggaagggcagtgagtccggttttggttggttagtcgattggacctagggtttccctattgggcgtgcaaatcggtaatgcataaagcaaccgagggtgtagatgtttaaacctatactatctgactgacaaagcctatggtgggactgtgatatgaatgttgttgggatgtggctgatgtagacagtttagtttggactgagggataacggttagcttcatctatggggtagtgtgccttacggatatgtgcatccttcgggggcactagactgatacgtgcatccttcgggggcactagactgatatgtgcatccttcgggagcactagactgatatgtgtatccttcgggagcactagactgatatgtgcatccttcgggagcactagacggatatgtgcatccttcgggagcactagactgatatgtgcatccttcgggagcactagactgatatgtgcatccttcgggagcactagactgatatgtgcatccttcgggagcactagactgatatgtgcatccttcgggagcactagactgatatgtgcatccttcgggagcactagactgatatgtgcatccttcgggagcactagactgatatgtgcatccttcgggagcactagactgatatgtgcatccttcgggagcactagactgatatgtgcgttctacggaaccactagactgttatgtagggtacccccgaataggaagttaactgttgttccctaatgggcccagtagtgggtcccttactgggtatgttgatactcaccctttcccttctttaacttttcaggtaggggtacagcgagaggcaggaaggatgcgtgaaggccatatggacgcgtctgattttctttcgcttccgctatgtattttgtcagagtattttgattgtgatttttggactggtgacttgacattttatcttgtgactttttaaattatttaaaatagggcccgaaactctcttttgtaaggtttatactgttttaatgaatcgtatctggtccgttttaaattttacgttgaatggtcgagttttggtatttggtagtgacctcagcttagtccggaaaagttgggtcgttacagttggtatcagagcctaagttttaggttctgtagactgacttataatgtgagtctgtgttttgtgtccttatggctgaaacgatccttgccgctcgtcaggtacgcttcatgaaagtatatgtataactctacatgcattaccttacctaagttaaactgcaaattcaattaccaattgtgactaaaggaatcgttggtggttgttagggaaatgccaccaaggagaggtgcacgaaggggtggccgaggaggccgaggaaggggagcaggacgcgttcagcctgaggtgcagcctgtagcccaagcccctgacccggctgcgccagttactcatgcggacctagccgccatggagcagaggtttagagatatgattatgcaaatgcgagagcagcagaagcctgcctcgccaactccggcgccagctccagcgccagctccagcactagttcctgctccagctccggctccggtaccagttgcgccccagtttgtgccggatcagttgtcggcagaggctaagcacctgagggatttcaggaagtataatcccacgacgtttgatgggtctttggaggaccccaccagagctcagatgtggctatcgtccttggagaccatattccgttacatgaaatgccctgaggatcagaaagttcagtgtgctgtttttatgttgactgacagaggtactgcatggtgggagactacagagaggatgctaggtggtgatgtgagtcagatcacgtggcagcagttcaaggagagtttctatgcgaaattcttctctgccagtttgagagatgccaagcggcagaagtttctgaacttagagcagggtgacatgacagtggagcagtatgatgcggagtttgacatgttatcccgcttcgctcccgagatgatagcgaccgaggcggccagagctgataagtttgttagaggcctcagactggacattcagggtttggtccgagctttcagacccgctactcatgccgatgcactgcgcctggcagtggatctcagtttacaggagagggccaactcgtctaagaccgctggtagaggttcgacgtcgggacagaagaggaaggctgagcagcagcctgttccagtaccacagcggaatttcagaccaggtggtgagtttcgcagcttccagcagaaaacttttgaggcaggggaggctgccagagggaagccgttgtgtaccacttgtgggaagcaccatttgggccgttgcttattcgggaccaggacctgctttaagtgcaggcaagagggtcatacagctgatagatgcccgttgagagtcacggggatcgcgcagaatcagggagcaggtgctccacatcagggtagggtctttgctaccaacaggactgaggccgagaaggcaggcacagtagtgacaggtacgctcccagtgttggggcattatgccttagttttgtttgattcgggttcgtcacattcttttatctcttccgcatttgtgtcgcatgcccgcttagaggtagagcccttacaccatgttctgtcagtatctactccttccggggaatgtatgttgtcgaaggaaaaggtgaaggcatgtcagattgagatagcaggccatgtgattgaggtaacgctgatagttctggatatgctggactttgatgtaatcctgggtatggattggctggccgctaaccacgccagcatagattgttcacgtaaggaggtaacgtttaaccctccctcgttggccagttttaaatttaagggaggagggtcaaagtcgttgcctcaggtaatctcagccatcagggccagtaaactgctcagtcagggtacttggggtatcttagcgagtgtggtggatactagagaggcggatgtatccctgtcgtcagaaccagtagtgagggactatccggacgtttttcctgaggaacttccagggttacctccgcacagagaggttgagtttgccatagagttggagccgggcacggttcctatatccagagccccttacagaatggcccccgcagaactgaaagaactgaaggtacagttacaggaattgcttgataagggattcattcgaccgagcgtgtcaccttggggtgcgccagtcttattcgttaagaagaaggacggatcgatgcgtctgtgcattgactatagggagttgaacaaagtaaccgtaaagaacaggtatcccttgcccaggattgacgatctatttgaccagttacagggagccacagtgttctctaagattgatcttcggtcggggtaccatcagctgagaattaaggatgaggatgtaccgaagatagcatttcgttccagatatggacactacgagtttattgtgatgtcttttggtttgacgaatgctccggcagtgtttatggacttgatgaacagagtgtttagggagtttctagacacttttgtgattgtgtttatcgacgatatcttgatatactccaagacggaggccgaacacgaggagcatttacacatggttttgcaaacacttcgggataataaattatacgcaaagttctcgaagtgtgagttttggctgaagcaggtgtcctttctgggccacgtggtttctaaggctggagtctctgtagatccagctaagatagaggcagtcactggttggacccgaccttccacagtcagtgaggttcgtagctttctgggtttagcaggctattatcgacggtttgtggagaacttttctcgtatagctactcctcttactcagttgaccagaaagggagttccttttgtttggagcaaggcatgtgaggacagtttccagacccttaaacagaagctagttaccgcaccagtTCTCacggtacctgatggttctggcaatttcgtgatctatagtgatgcttccaagaagggtctgggttgtgttttgatgcagcagggtaaggtggtcgcttatgcgtctcgtcagttgaagagtcatgagcagaactaccctacacatgtctagagttggcagcagtggtttttgctttgaagatatggaggcattatttatatggtgaaaagatacaaatattcacggatcataagagcttgaaatacttctttactcagaaagaattgaatatgagacagcgaaggtggcttgagttagtgaaggattacgattgtgagatactgtatcatccaggcaaggcaaatgtggtagctgatgctcttagtaggaaggtgtccCATTttgcagcacttattacccggcaggccccattgcatcgggatttcgagcgggctgagattgcagtgtcagtggggacagttactatgcagttagcccagttgacggtacagccgactttgaggcagaagatcattgatgctcagaataacgatccttatctggttgagaaacgtggcctagcagaggcagggcaaacggctgagttctcgttatcctctgatggtgggctgttgtttgagagacgcctctgtgttccgtcagatagtgcggttaagacagaattattatctgaggcgcacagttccccattttccatgcacccaggtagtacgaagatgtatcaggacctgaagcgggtttattggtggcgtaacatgaagagagaagtagcagaatttgttagtaaatgcttggtgtgtcagcagattaaagcaccaaggcagaaaccagcgggtttattacaacccttgagtataccggaatggaagtgggagaacgtgtccatggattttattacagggctaccgagaactctgaggggttttacagtgatctgggttgtggtggacagacttactaaatcagcgcacttcgttccgggtaaatccacctatactgctagtacgtgggcacagttgtacatgtctgagatagtgagattgcacggagtgccagtgtcgattgtttctgacagagatgcccgtttcacttccaaattttggaagggtttgcagactgctatgggcacgaggttggactttagtacggctttccatccacagactgacggtcagactgagcgtctgaaccaggttttagaggatatgttgcgagcgtgtgcattggaatttccaggtagctgggactcccacttacatctgatggaatttgcttataataacagttatcaggctactattggcatggcaccgtttgaggccctgtacggcaaatgttgtagatccccggtttgctgggatgaggtaggtgagcagagattgatgggtcctgagttagttcagtctactaacgaagcgatacagaagattagatcacgcatgcataccgctcagagtaggcagaagagttatgcagatgtgaggcggaaggaccttgagtttgagataggggataaggtgttcttaaaggtagcacctatgaaaggtgtcttgcgttttgaaaggaggggaaagttgagtccccgttttgttgggccatttgagattctggagcggattggccctgtagcttatcgcttggcgttgcctccatcactctcgacagttcatgatgttttccatgtctccatgttgaggaagtacgtgccagatccatcccatgtagtggattacgagccactggaaattgatgaaaacttgagctacaCCGAACAGCCCGTTGAGATACTGGCTAGAGaagtgaaaacgttgaggaataaggAAATCCctctagttaaagtcttatggcggaatcaccggatagaag
It contains:
- the LOC127149832 gene encoding uncharacterized protein LOC127149832; its protein translation is MPPRRGARRGGRGGRGRGAGRVQPEVQPVAQAPDPAAPVTHADLAAMEQRFRDMIMQMREQQKPASPTPAPAPAPAPALVPAPAPAPVPVAPQFVPDQLSAEAKHLRDFRKYNPTTFDGSLEDPTRAQMWLSSLETIFRYMKCPEDQKVQCAVFMLTDRGTAWWETTERMLGGDVSQITWQQFKESFYAKFFSASLRDAKRQKFLNLEQGDMTVEQYDAEFDMLSRFAPEMIATEAARADKFVRGLRLDIQGLVRAFRPATHADALRLAVDLSLQERANSSKTAGRGSTSGQKRKAEQQPVPVPQRNFRPGGEFRSFQQKTFEAGEAARGKPLCTTCGKHHLGRCLFGTRTCFKCRQEGHTADRCPLRVTGIAQNQGAGAPHQGRVFATNRTEAEKAGTVVTGTLPVLGHYALVLFDSGSSHSFISSAFVSHARLEVEPLHHVLSVSTPSGECMLSKEKVKACQIEIAGHVIEVTLIVLDMLDFDVILGMDWLAANHASIDCSRKEVTFNPPSLASFKFKGGGSKSLPQVISAIRASKLLSQGTWGILASVVDTREADVSLSSEPVVRDYPDVFPEELPGLPPHREVEFAIELEPGTVPISRAPYRMAPAELKELKVQLQELLDKGFIRPSVSPWGAPVLFVKKKDGSMRLCIDYRELNKVTVKNRYPLPRIDDLFDQLQGATVFSKIDLRSGYHQLRIKDEDVPKIAFRSRYGHYEFIVMSFGLTNAPAVFMDLMNRVFREFLDTFVIVFIDDILIYSKTEAEHEEHLHMVLQTLRDNKLYAKFSKCEFWLKQVSFLGHVVSKAGVSVDPAKIEAVTGWTRPSTVSEVRSFLGLAGYYRRFVENFSRIATPLTQLTRKGVPFVWSKACEDSFQTLKQKLVTAPVLTVPDGSGNFVIYSDASKKGLGCVLMQQGKVVAYASRQLKSHEQNYPTHV